The Deinococcus wulumuqiensis R12 genome has a window encoding:
- a CDS encoding thioredoxin domain-containing protein: protein MPNRLAQESSPYLLQHKDNPVDWWPWSPEAFEEARRRDVPVLLSVGYSTCHWCHVMAHESFEDDQTAALMNARFVNVKVDREERPDVDAVYMAATQALTGQGGWPMTVFLTPDAEPFYAGTYFPPQEGMGLPSFPRLLSSIATAWDSGRGDLLANAQALTDHIREASQPVRREGDLPPGALTRAVENAARLYDEQLGGFGQAPKFPAPSHLDFLLTQPGGREMALHTLRMMGAGGIYDQLGGGFHRYSVDAQWLVPHFEKMLYDNAQLTRTLLRAYQLTGEEDFARLARETLTYLKREMLAPEGGFYSAQDADTPTEEGGVEGLTFTWTPEELREVLAASGLEADTDLVLRYFNVTEHGNFRDPHQPQWGSRSVLHVPRRAADLAPDLGQDVPARLQAAKDSLFAARQRRTQPGTDDKVLTSWNGLMLAALADAGRILGEEKYLLLARRNAEFVRRELRLPGGTLRHTFKGGRASVEGLLEDHALYALGLVSLYQATGDLAHLHWARELWQLIRRDFWDESAGVFYSTGGQAEALLTRQAQFFDAAILSDNAAAALLAVWMHRYFGDGEAEAIARRTVQSFHAELLAAPTGLGGLWQVAAFLDAPHTEVAVIGTPAEREPLERELARHFLPFTALAPAEEGAGLPVLEARPGGGQAYVCVNHACQLPTKDPAELSRQVAAL, encoded by the coding sequence ATGCCCAACCGACTCGCCCAGGAAAGCAGTCCGTACCTTCTTCAGCACAAAGACAACCCGGTGGACTGGTGGCCGTGGTCGCCTGAGGCCTTCGAGGAAGCCCGCCGCCGCGACGTGCCGGTGCTGCTCAGCGTGGGGTATTCCACCTGCCACTGGTGTCACGTGATGGCGCACGAGTCGTTCGAGGACGACCAGACGGCGGCCCTGATGAACGCCCGCTTCGTCAACGTGAAGGTGGACCGCGAGGAACGCCCCGACGTGGACGCGGTGTACATGGCGGCGACCCAGGCCCTGACCGGGCAGGGCGGCTGGCCGATGACCGTGTTTCTGACGCCCGACGCCGAGCCGTTTTACGCCGGGACCTACTTCCCGCCGCAGGAGGGAATGGGCCTGCCGAGTTTTCCCCGCCTGCTGAGCAGCATCGCCACCGCGTGGGACAGCGGACGCGGCGACCTGCTCGCGAACGCGCAGGCGCTGACCGACCATATCCGTGAAGCGAGTCAGCCCGTCCGGCGCGAGGGCGACTTGCCGCCCGGCGCCCTGACCCGCGCCGTCGAGAACGCCGCCCGCCTGTACGACGAACAGCTCGGCGGCTTCGGCCAGGCGCCCAAGTTTCCGGCCCCCAGCCACCTCGACTTTCTGCTCACCCAGCCCGGGGGCCGCGAGATGGCGCTGCACACGCTGCGGATGATGGGCGCAGGCGGCATCTACGACCAGCTCGGCGGCGGCTTTCACCGCTACTCGGTGGACGCGCAGTGGCTCGTGCCCCACTTCGAGAAGATGCTCTACGACAACGCCCAACTGACGCGCACGCTGCTGCGGGCCTACCAGCTCACCGGGGAAGAGGACTTCGCGCGGCTGGCCCGCGAGACGCTGACCTACCTGAAGCGCGAGATGCTCGCGCCGGAGGGCGGCTTCTATTCGGCGCAGGACGCCGACACGCCCACCGAGGAAGGCGGGGTGGAGGGCCTGACCTTCACCTGGACCCCCGAGGAACTCCGCGAGGTGCTGGCGGCCTCGGGCCTGGAGGCGGACACCGACCTCGTGCTGCGCTACTTCAACGTCACCGAACACGGCAACTTCCGCGACCCGCACCAGCCGCAGTGGGGCAGCCGCAGCGTCCTGCATGTGCCGCGCCGCGCCGCCGACCTCGCGCCGGACCTGGGCCAGGACGTGCCCGCCCGCCTGCAAGCCGCCAAGGACAGCCTCTTTGCCGCCCGCCAACGGCGCACGCAGCCCGGCACCGACGACAAGGTGCTGACCTCGTGGAACGGGCTGATGCTCGCGGCCCTGGCCGACGCGGGCCGCATTCTGGGGGAAGAAAAGTACCTGCTGCTCGCCCGCCGCAACGCCGAGTTCGTCCGCCGTGAGCTGCGCCTGCCCGGCGGCACCCTGCGCCACACCTTCAAAGGCGGGCGGGCCAGCGTGGAGGGCCTGCTCGAAGACCACGCCCTCTACGCGCTGGGGCTGGTCTCTCTCTATCAGGCGACGGGCGACCTCGCGCACCTGCACTGGGCGCGGGAGTTGTGGCAGCTCATCCGGCGCGACTTCTGGGACGAGTCGGCGGGGGTCTTCTACTCCACCGGGGGCCAGGCCGAGGCGCTGCTCACCCGGCAGGCGCAGTTTTTCGACGCCGCGATTCTCAGCGACAACGCCGCCGCCGCCCTGCTCGCCGTGTGGATGCACCGCTATTTCGGGGACGGGGAAGCGGAGGCCATCGCCCGGCGCACGGTTCAGAGCTTCCACGCCGAACTGCTCGCCGCGCCGACGGGTCTGGGCGGACTGTGGCAGGTGGCCGCTTTTCTGGACGCGCCGCACACCGAGGTGGCCGTCATCGGCACGCCTGCCGAGCGTGAGCCGCTGGAGCGCGAACTGGCGCGGCATTTCCTGCCTTTCACGGCCCTCGCTCCGGCAGAGGAAGGCGCGGGGCTGCCCGTGCTGGAAGCGCGGCCCGGTGGCGGTCAGGCGTATGTGTGCGTGAACCACGCCTGCCAGCTCCCGACCAAAGACCCGGCAGAGTTGAGCCGACAGGTGGCGGCGCTGTAG
- a CDS encoding PaaI family thioesterase, translating to MRPLPTLEELNERGEGFLPGLVGIRFTHIEHGLLRSELTVRPELFAPNGYLHAASVVALADTTCGYGTRTLLPDEASGFTTIELKSNHLATSRQGVVTCEARAVHAGRTTQVWDAEVRNEQGQVMALFRCTQAVLYPKS from the coding sequence ATGCGTCCCCTTCCCACCCTTGAAGAACTCAACGAGCGCGGCGAGGGCTTCCTGCCCGGTCTGGTCGGCATCCGCTTTACCCACATCGAGCACGGGCTGCTGCGCTCGGAGCTGACGGTGCGGCCCGAGCTGTTCGCGCCCAACGGCTACCTGCACGCGGCGTCGGTGGTGGCGCTGGCCGACACGACCTGCGGCTACGGCACCCGCACCCTGCTGCCCGACGAGGCCAGCGGCTTTACGACCATCGAACTCAAGAGCAACCACCTCGCCACCTCGCGCCAGGGGGTCGTGACCTGCGAAGCCCGCGCCGTCCACGCCGGGCGCACCACCCAGGTCTGGGACGCCGAGGTCCGCAACGAGCAGGGTCAGGTCATGGCGCTGTTCCGCTGCACGCAGGCCGTGCTCTATCCCAAGTCCTGA
- a CDS encoding DNA double-strand break repair nuclease NurA encodes MRIRLDPWPIDTFEGQLTLKPFAGLVFDVETDRWEAIPTRGIPEAVREVLVVDGKPRMEARLLMDDDAGELHLAAFGAYVVGAVSLCPHGSRQAELLEVRARRVLAYSSDAPLEPARLSPRNPHTGVLEYEPHAFSGRQVEGPRAAVQKLMLQAEQSLSRQLASPTPLEEGDADALPESLVLQDGPVRLGGGGSAVVGYVKTLHTDYLGADRIGLLSELKCGERTPILRFRVGDRGGAVSEAEGREQRFTWYVRLCEAPFYQHPLAGIMRLEMHAPEDSSFVPAAVQQIADLSGALLGKLGSKLHKDPRAPQNLIPTAALEQAMNRSMGNLDLVTRRIRTHLVAQGVVA; translated from the coding sequence ATGCGTATTCGTCTGGACCCCTGGCCTATAGATACTTTCGAGGGGCAACTGACGCTGAAACCCTTTGCCGGACTGGTGTTCGACGTGGAAACCGACCGCTGGGAGGCCATTCCCACCCGGGGCATTCCGGAGGCGGTGCGCGAAGTGCTGGTGGTGGACGGCAAACCCCGCATGGAAGCGCGGCTGCTGATGGACGACGACGCGGGCGAACTGCACCTCGCGGCGTTCGGGGCGTATGTGGTCGGCGCGGTCAGCCTGTGCCCGCACGGGTCGCGGCAGGCCGAGCTGCTGGAGGTGCGGGCGCGGCGGGTGCTGGCCTACAGCTCGGACGCGCCGCTCGAACCGGCCCGGCTCAGCCCACGCAACCCGCACACCGGGGTGCTGGAATACGAGCCGCACGCCTTTTCCGGGCGTCAGGTCGAAGGCCCCCGCGCCGCCGTGCAGAAACTGATGTTGCAGGCGGAGCAGAGCCTCAGCCGCCAGCTCGCCTCGCCCACTCCGCTGGAAGAAGGCGACGCCGACGCCCTCCCCGAGTCGCTGGTGTTGCAGGACGGCCCGGTGCGCCTCGGCGGGGGCGGCAGCGCGGTGGTGGGCTATGTCAAGACCCTGCACACCGATTACCTGGGGGCCGACCGCATCGGGCTGCTGAGTGAGCTGAAATGCGGCGAGCGCACGCCCATCCTGCGCTTCCGGGTGGGGGACCGGGGCGGCGCCGTCAGCGAAGCCGAGGGCCGCGAGCAGCGCTTTACGTGGTACGTGCGGCTGTGCGAGGCGCCGTTTTACCAGCACCCGCTCGCCGGAATCATGCGGCTGGAAATGCACGCGCCCGAGGACAGTTCGTTCGTGCCTGCCGCCGTGCAGCAGATTGCCGACCTGTCGGGGGCGCTGCTGGGCAAACTCGGCAGCAAGCTTCACAAAGACCCCCGCGCCCCGCAGAACCTGATTCCCACGGCGGCGCTCGAACAGGCGATGAACCGCAGCATGGGTAACCTTGACCTCGTGACCCGGCGCATCCGCACGCACCTGGTGGCGCAGGGAGTGGTGGCGTGA
- a CDS encoding DMT family transporter, whose amino-acid sequence MTRRDVRDLFLLSAFWGMSFLLIKWAGHDFPPVWVALLRSVFGALVLLLAMTVTRTAFPPRRFWPVLALLALLSNAFPWLMFALGEQTVSSSTASILNAATPLFTLLIALGLGDSRPSAQMGLGVLVGLAGVALTVSGGLSGGQASLSGVLMILAAALSYGVGGVLSKKKAAGLTPLSVAGSQLLLSSLLLLPFAAFGPHPADVSLRAWGAVAALGVFGSGLAYLLFYALLARVSPTQTSAVTYILPIWGLFWGALAGEHVGLASLLGVAVVLLGVVLLGAPPLRRAT is encoded by the coding sequence ATGACCCGCCGCGACGTCCGTGACCTGTTCCTGCTCTCGGCGTTCTGGGGCATGTCCTTCCTGCTCATCAAGTGGGCGGGGCACGACTTTCCGCCCGTGTGGGTGGCCCTGCTGCGCTCGGTGTTCGGGGCACTGGTGCTGCTGCTGGCGATGACCGTGACCCGCACGGCCTTTCCGCCGCGCCGGTTCTGGCCGGTGCTCGCACTTCTGGCCCTGCTCAGCAACGCCTTTCCCTGGCTGATGTTCGCGCTGGGCGAGCAGACCGTGAGCAGCAGCACCGCCAGCATCCTCAACGCCGCCACGCCGCTGTTTACCCTGCTGATTGCGCTGGGCCTGGGCGACTCCCGCCCTTCGGCGCAGATGGGGCTGGGTGTGCTGGTCGGGCTGGCGGGCGTGGCGCTGACCGTTTCCGGCGGGCTGAGCGGCGGGCAGGCGTCGCTCTCGGGCGTGCTGATGATTCTGGCCGCCGCCCTGAGCTACGGCGTCGGCGGCGTGCTGAGCAAGAAAAAGGCGGCGGGCCTGACCCCCCTGAGCGTGGCGGGCAGCCAGCTGCTGCTCTCCAGCTTGCTGCTGCTGCCCTTCGCCGCCTTCGGTCCCCACCCCGCCGACGTGTCGCTGCGGGCCTGGGGCGCGGTGGCCGCGCTGGGCGTTTTCGGCAGCGGCCTGGCCTACCTGCTCTTTTACGCGCTGCTCGCCCGCGTGTCGCCCACCCAGACCTCGGCCGTGACCTACATCCTGCCCATCTGGGGCCTGTTCTGGGGCGCTTTGGCGGGCGAGCATGTGGGCCTGGCCTCGCTGCTGGGGGTGGCGGTGGTGCTGCTGGGCGTGGTGCTGCTGGGCGCGCCGCCGCTGCGCCGGGCGACCTGA
- a CDS encoding transglutaminase-like domain-containing protein, which yields MTMTNTSQQDSPFEKPVRVRAGFSLTFEVPYPTPMLFVVQPQERLFPTGTRQRLIAQKPLGAAEGIHTYTDTHGNLVWRTVAQPGEFVIGHDLIAEVERRPDPQLPHLRKMKVEELPDDTLQYLLPSRYVDSDLVSSEAWERFGNIQGGWAQVQAVCDHLFDTCVYGYGSNSTTTASQALASGRAVCRDFAHMGVAFCRALNIPARYVCGYMPDIDYPPDPVPMDFHAWFEAFIDGEWRTFDARHNKPRTGRVLIAQGRDASDVAFTTSFGGAKLVNMKVWADETDFDNTLDIAPNPRIF from the coding sequence ATGACAATGACCAACACGTCCCAGCAGGATTCCCCTTTCGAAAAGCCCGTGCGCGTCCGGGCGGGCTTTTCCCTGACGTTCGAGGTTCCCTATCCCACGCCCATGCTCTTTGTGGTGCAGCCCCAGGAGCGCCTTTTCCCCACCGGCACCCGCCAGCGGCTCATTGCCCAGAAGCCCCTGGGGGCCGCCGAGGGCATCCACACCTACACCGACACCCACGGCAACCTGGTCTGGCGTACGGTGGCGCAGCCGGGCGAATTCGTCATCGGGCACGACCTGATCGCCGAGGTCGAGCGCCGACCCGACCCGCAGTTGCCCCACCTGCGCAAGATGAAGGTCGAGGAACTGCCCGACGACACCTTGCAGTACCTGCTGCCGAGCCGCTATGTGGACAGCGACCTCGTGAGCAGCGAGGCCTGGGAGCGCTTCGGCAACATTCAGGGCGGCTGGGCGCAGGTGCAGGCGGTGTGCGACCACCTGTTCGACACCTGCGTGTACGGCTACGGCTCCAATTCGACCACCACCGCGTCGCAGGCCCTCGCCAGCGGGCGGGCGGTGTGCCGCGACTTCGCGCACATGGGCGTGGCGTTTTGCCGGGCGCTCAACATTCCGGCCCGCTACGTCTGCGGCTATATGCCCGACATCGACTATCCGCCCGACCCCGTGCCGATGGACTTTCACGCCTGGTTCGAGGCGTTCATCGACGGCGAGTGGCGCACCTTCGACGCCCGCCACAACAAGCCGCGCACGGGCCGCGTGCTGATTGCCCAGGGCCGGGACGCCTCCGACGTGGCCTTCACCACGTCCTTCGGCGGCGCCAAACTGGTGAACATGAAGGTCTGGGCCGACGAAACCGACTTCGACAACACGCTCGACATCGCGCCCAACCCGCGCATCTTCTGA
- a CDS encoding histone deacetylase, with translation MPHPFRAYSPADFGFPLPEGHRFPYYKYAGVRERLTGLLPILSTPQLRWADAGRAHDPLWLRRWRRGEVDRREQREFGLPWSPEVVTRALRAAGGSLAALHDAQSVGWGANLAGGTHHAFHDRAEGFCLVNDAAILTRIALDRGTARRVATLDLDVHQGNGTASILAPEMAAGTAFTLSIHGERNYPFRKERSSLDLGLGDGVTDADYLDVLRREALPALDAYRPDLLLYLAGADVLAGDRFGRFALSVDGVRERNRAVFRWAQAAGIPIVTMMAGGYNHDHALTIEAHASVVLDGLEVLG, from the coding sequence ATGCCGCACCCCTTTCGCGCCTACTCGCCCGCCGACTTCGGGTTTCCGCTGCCCGAGGGTCACCGCTTTCCCTACTACAAGTACGCGGGCGTGCGCGAGCGGCTGACCGGGCTGCTGCCCATTCTGAGCACCCCGCAACTGCGCTGGGCCGACGCGGGGCGGGCGCACGACCCGCTGTGGCTGCGGCGCTGGCGGCGGGGCGAGGTGGACCGTCGCGAGCAGCGCGAGTTCGGCCTGCCCTGGTCGCCGGAAGTGGTCACGCGGGCGCTGCGGGCGGCGGGGGGCAGCCTGGCCGCGCTGCACGACGCGCAGAGCGTGGGCTGGGGGGCCAACCTCGCGGGCGGCACCCACCACGCCTTTCATGACCGCGCCGAGGGCTTTTGTCTGGTCAACGACGCGGCGATTCTGACCCGCATCGCGCTGGACCGGGGGACGGCGCGGCGGGTGGCGACCCTCGACCTCGACGTGCATCAGGGCAACGGCACCGCCAGCATCCTCGCGCCGGAAATGGCGGCGGGCACGGCCTTTACCCTCAGCATTCACGGCGAGCGCAACTATCCTTTTCGCAAGGAACGCAGTTCGCTCGACCTCGGGCTGGGCGACGGGGTGACGGACGCCGACTACCTGGACGTGCTCCGCCGGGAAGCCCTGCCCGCGCTGGACGCCTACCGCCCCGACCTGCTGCTCTACCTCGCGGGAGCCGACGTGCTGGCGGGGGACCGCTTCGGCCGCTTCGCCCTGAGCGTGGACGGCGTGCGCGAGCGCAACCGGGCTGTGTTTCGCTGGGCACAGGCGGCGGGAATCCCCATCGTGACCATGATGGCCGGGGGCTACAACCACGACCACGCCCTGACCATCGAGGCGCACGCCAGCGTGGTGCTCGACGGGCTGGAAGTGCTCGGCTGA
- a CDS encoding ion transporter, translating into MTLPPDLDLPAPDHRAPWRRWLGSLIFGLNTSAARTYDKVVIVLIVASVIAVMLESVSGLSRPTREGLRWAEWVFTVVFTLDYLGRLLGARRPLRYALSFYGLVDLITILPSYLSLLFPGTQYLLVVRALRLLRIFRVFKLARYSDQASLIGEALRASREKIIVFFISVLSMVIVFGTLLYMVEGPEHGFTSIPTSIYWAVVTVTTVGYGDISPKTGLGKFIATLAMLTGYAIIAVPTGIVTVGLQEAREARRGRTCPQCGLGQHDPDAHFCKRCGENLPG; encoded by the coding sequence GTGACCCTGCCGCCGGACCTGGACCTGCCCGCTCCCGACCACCGCGCTCCCTGGCGCCGCTGGCTGGGCAGCCTCATTTTCGGTCTGAACACCTCCGCCGCCCGCACCTACGACAAGGTCGTCATCGTCCTGATCGTGGCATCGGTCATCGCGGTGATGCTCGAAAGTGTGTCCGGCCTGTCGCGCCCGACGCGGGAGGGCCTGCGCTGGGCCGAGTGGGTCTTTACCGTGGTGTTCACGCTCGATTACCTGGGACGGCTGCTGGGGGCGCGGCGGCCCCTGCGCTACGCGCTGAGTTTCTACGGGCTGGTGGACCTCATCACCATTTTGCCGTCGTACCTCAGCCTGCTGTTTCCCGGCACGCAGTACCTGCTGGTGGTGCGTGCACTGCGGCTGCTGCGGATTTTCCGGGTGTTCAAGCTCGCCCGCTACTCGGACCAGGCCAGCCTGATCGGGGAGGCGCTGCGGGCCAGCCGGGAAAAGATCATCGTCTTTTTCATCTCGGTGCTGTCCATGGTCATCGTGTTCGGCACGCTGCTGTACATGGTGGAGGGGCCGGAACACGGCTTTACCTCCATTCCCACCAGCATCTACTGGGCCGTCGTGACCGTCACCACCGTCGGCTACGGCGACATTTCGCCCAAGACGGGCCTGGGCAAGTTCATCGCCACCCTCGCCATGCTCACCGGTTACGCCATCATCGCCGTGCCCACCGGCATCGTGACCGTGGGCTTGCAGGAAGCCCGGGAAGCCCGCCGGGGCCGGACCTGCCCGCAGTGCGGCCTGGGCCAGCACGACCCCGACGCCCACTTCTGCAAACGCTGCGGGGAGAACCTGCCGGGGTAA
- a CDS encoding cyclic nucleotide-binding domain-containing protein, whose protein sequence is MSPTPLPSASASVPLPPESRRPVRRGETLYYAGDPSPTLYRLETGLLRAVRLTPQGRNLTVRHIQPGDIFGEEVLHGQLRTHQLVALTDALVTPLHVEQLTVRDLWDVTRSLSLQLQRAVQGSIHVQDGDLRERIARYLLSLADSSLGGTHASGQRFVRATHELIAEGTGATRESVSKLIGEMRDDGLLLPAYRCLTLTDETELRRLSGYHG, encoded by the coding sequence ATGTCCCCGACGCCGCTTCCTTCGGCTTCTGCTTCCGTACCGCTCCCCCCCGAAAGCCGCCGCCCGGTTCGCCGGGGCGAGACGCTGTACTACGCCGGTGACCCCTCGCCCACCCTCTACCGCCTGGAAACGGGCCTGCTGCGGGCGGTGCGCCTGACCCCGCAGGGCCGCAACCTGACTGTGCGCCACATTCAGCCCGGCGACATTTTCGGTGAGGAAGTGCTGCACGGGCAGCTGCGCACGCACCAGCTCGTCGCGCTGACCGACGCGCTGGTCACGCCGCTGCATGTCGAGCAGCTCACCGTGCGCGACCTGTGGGACGTGACCCGCAGCCTGAGCCTTCAGCTCCAGCGGGCGGTGCAGGGCAGCATTCATGTGCAGGACGGCGACCTGCGCGAGCGAATCGCCCGCTACCTGCTGAGTCTGGCCGACTCCAGTCTGGGCGGCACCCACGCCAGCGGTCAGCGCTTCGTGCGGGCCACCCACGAACTGATTGCCGAGGGCACCGGCGCCACCCGCGAGAGCGTGAGCAAGCTGATCGGCGAAATGCGCGACGACGGCCTGCTGCTTCCCGCCTACCGCTGCCTGACCCTGACCGACGAAACCGAGCTGCGGCGCCTGAGCGGGTATCACGGGTAA
- the rpiA gene encoding ribose 5-phosphate isomerase A — protein sequence MDLEALKKEAALRAVALVRSGQRVGLGTGSTAKYAIEEIGRKLAAGELTGIVGVSTSEASEQLARKVGIPTEPLDPRPLDIAIDGADEIAPNLDLIKGLGGALVREKVTEVQAGRLIIIADHTKLVQKLGEKAPLPIEIVPFGFLSTIERLRGFLPSGRLRMSGAQNYVTDNGNYIFDAGLPADFDAHELERRIKGTLGVVDTGLFLGMAERAFVAAPDGVRELVR from the coding sequence ATGGACCTGGAAGCACTGAAGAAAGAAGCGGCCCTGCGCGCCGTCGCCCTGGTGCGGAGCGGGCAGCGGGTGGGCCTGGGCACCGGCAGCACCGCCAAATACGCCATCGAGGAAATCGGGCGCAAGCTGGCGGCGGGCGAACTGACGGGGATTGTCGGCGTTTCGACCAGTGAGGCCAGTGAGCAGCTCGCCCGCAAGGTCGGCATTCCCACCGAGCCGCTCGACCCGCGCCCGCTGGACATCGCCATCGACGGCGCCGACGAAATCGCCCCGAATCTGGACCTGATCAAAGGACTGGGCGGCGCCCTGGTGCGTGAAAAAGTCACCGAGGTGCAGGCCGGGCGCCTGATTATCATTGCCGACCACACCAAACTGGTGCAGAAGCTGGGAGAAAAGGCCCCGCTGCCCATCGAAATCGTGCCGTTCGGCTTTCTGTCCACCATCGAGCGGCTGCGCGGGTTCCTGCCCTCGGGCCGCCTGCGGATGAGCGGCGCACAGAATTACGTCACCGACAACGGCAACTACATCTTCGACGCGGGGCTGCCCGCCGACTTCGACGCACATGAACTCGAACGCCGCATCAAGGGCACACTGGGCGTGGTGGACACGGGCCTGTTCCTGGGCATGGCCGAGCGGGCGTTCGTGGCCGCGCCGGACGGGGTGCGGGAGCTGGTGCGCTGA
- a CDS encoding ATP-binding protein has translation MVLGTEDVTPTVFWFAVKHGASVGLDDLVVVETRKPDSTPVRFYGLVDSVRKRHEGVTFESDVEDVVAGLLPATVSYAARVLVTRVDPENFIPPQPGDVVQHATGKELDMALSADKMEEAAFPGGLLADGQPLPLNFRFINGESGGHINISGISGVATKTSYALFLLHSIFRSGVMDRTAQKSGGQQSGTAGGRALIFNVKGEDLLFLDKPNARMNEKEGKVMQAKGLSTDRYALLGLPAEPFRDVQLLAPPRAGASGAAIVPQTDQRSEGVTPFIFTIREFCARRMLPYVFSDASASLNLGFVIGNIEEKLFRLAGAQTGRGTGLVVHDWHFEESETPPENLDFSELGGVNIQTFEQLIGYLEYKLLEEREGEGDPKWVLKQSPGTLRAFTRRLRGVQKYLSPLIRGDLTPEQAGAYRPDPLRRGIQLTVVDIHALSAHAQMFVVGVLLREVFEYKERVGRQDTVFVVLDELNKYAPREGDSPIKDVLLDIAERGRSLGIILIGAQQTASEVERRIVSNAAIRVVGRLDLAEAERPEYRFLPQSFRGRAGILQPGTMLVSQPDVPNPVLVNYPFPAWATRKDEVDDLGGQTAAQKGAGLLR, from the coding sequence ATGGTGCTGGGCACCGAGGACGTGACCCCCACCGTCTTCTGGTTTGCGGTGAAGCACGGCGCGAGCGTGGGCCTGGATGACCTCGTGGTGGTCGAGACTCGCAAGCCTGACAGCACGCCAGTGCGCTTTTACGGACTGGTGGACAGCGTCCGCAAGCGGCACGAGGGCGTCACCTTCGAGTCGGACGTGGAGGACGTGGTGGCGGGCCTGCTCCCGGCGACGGTCAGTTACGCCGCCCGGGTGCTGGTCACGCGGGTGGACCCCGAGAACTTCATTCCCCCGCAGCCGGGCGACGTGGTGCAGCACGCGACGGGTAAAGAACTCGACATGGCCCTGAGCGCCGACAAGATGGAAGAAGCTGCCTTTCCGGGGGGCCTGCTGGCCGACGGGCAGCCGCTGCCGCTCAACTTCCGCTTCATCAACGGCGAGTCGGGCGGGCACATCAACATTTCCGGGATTTCCGGTGTGGCGACCAAGACGAGTTACGCGCTGTTTCTGCTGCATTCCATCTTCCGCAGCGGGGTAATGGACCGCACCGCCCAGAAAAGCGGCGGGCAGCAAAGTGGCACGGCGGGGGGACGCGCCCTGATTTTCAACGTCAAGGGCGAGGACCTGCTGTTTCTCGACAAACCCAACGCCCGCATGAACGAAAAGGAAGGCAAGGTCATGCAGGCCAAGGGCCTGAGCACCGACCGCTACGCCCTGCTGGGCCTGCCCGCTGAGCCATTTCGCGACGTGCAACTGCTCGCGCCGCCGCGTGCCGGGGCGTCCGGGGCTGCCATCGTGCCGCAGACCGACCAGCGCAGCGAGGGGGTCACGCCCTTTATCTTCACCATTCGCGAGTTCTGCGCCCGGCGAATGCTGCCCTACGTGTTTTCCGACGCCTCGGCCAGCCTCAACCTGGGCTTCGTCATCGGCAACATCGAGGAAAAGCTGTTCCGGCTCGCGGGGGCGCAGACGGGCCGGGGCACCGGGCTGGTGGTCCACGACTGGCACTTCGAGGAAAGCGAGACGCCGCCCGAGAACCTCGACTTCTCCGAACTCGGCGGGGTCAACATCCAGACCTTCGAGCAGCTCATCGGTTACCTCGAATACAAGCTGCTCGAAGAGCGCGAGGGCGAGGGCGACCCCAAGTGGGTGCTCAAGCAGTCGCCCGGCACGCTGCGGGCCTTTACCCGGCGGCTGCGCGGCGTGCAGAAGTACCTCTCACCCCTGATTCGCGGCGACCTGACCCCCGAGCAGGCTGGGGCGTACCGCCCCGACCCGCTGAGGCGCGGCATTCAGCTCACGGTGGTGGACATCCACGCCCTCTCCGCCCACGCGCAGATGTTCGTGGTGGGCGTGCTGCTGCGCGAGGTCTTCGAGTACAAGGAGCGGGTGGGGCGGCAAGACACCGTGTTCGTGGTCCTCGACGAGCTGAACAAGTACGCCCCGCGTGAGGGCGACAGCCCCATCAAGGACGTGCTGCTCGACATCGCCGAGCGTGGCCGCTCCTTGGGCATCATCCTCATCGGGGCGCAGCAGACCGCCAGCGAGGTGGAGCGGCGCATCGTGTCCAACGCGGCCATCCGGGTGGTGGGCCGCCTCGACCTCGCCGAAGCCGAGCGGCCCGAGTACCGTTTCCTGCCGCAGAGCTTCCGGGGCCGCGCCGGAATCTTGCAGCCCGGCACCATGCTGGTCAGCCAGCCCGACGTGCCCAATCCGGTGCTCGTCAACTACCCCTTCCCGGCCTGGGCCACCCGCAAGGACGAGGTGGACGACCTCGGCGGGCAGACGGCGGCGCAGAAAGGAGCGGGTCTGCTGCGGTGA
- a CDS encoding peroxiredoxin, with the protein MTDPAPESQPTLAQTEGTRLQPGDSFPEFSLPDAAGDLHTLGQYDGKYVVLYVYPKDDTPGCTREACDFRDHQMLKQHGAAILGISRDDATSHRKFAEKYSLPFPLLSDPDAEFLRAIGSFGPKTSYGKTTEGVKRQTFLIGPDGKLVKSWLAVKVDGHADAVAAAIDQDVKARGQA; encoded by the coding sequence ATGACCGACCCGGCCCCCGAATCCCAGCCCACACTCGCCCAGACCGAAGGAACCCGGCTTCAGCCCGGCGACTCCTTTCCCGAGTTCTCGCTGCCCGACGCGGCGGGGGACCTGCACACCCTGGGGCAGTACGACGGCAAATATGTCGTGCTGTACGTCTATCCCAAGGACGACACGCCCGGCTGCACCCGCGAGGCCTGCGATTTCCGTGACCACCAGATGCTGAAACAGCACGGCGCGGCCATCCTGGGCATCAGCCGTGACGACGCCACGAGCCACCGGAAGTTCGCCGAGAAGTACAGCCTGCCTTTTCCCCTGCTGAGCGACCCCGACGCCGAATTTCTGCGGGCCATCGGCAGCTTCGGCCCCAAGACGAGCTACGGCAAGACCACCGAGGGCGTCAAGCGGCAGACCTTCCTGATCGGTCCTGACGGCAAACTGGTCAAGTCGTGGCTGGCGGTGAAGGTGGACGGACACGCCGACGCGGTGGCCGCCGCCATCGACCAGGACGTAAAGGCGCGGGGGCAGGCGTGA